Proteins encoded by one window of Dendropsophus ebraccatus isolate aDenEbr1 chromosome 4, aDenEbr1.pat, whole genome shotgun sequence:
- the AGBL2 gene encoding cytosolic carboxypeptidase 2 — MCPALQTDTKPELLKDPYDCFMQRHLRYYGYYKENKVKEDEILLRPAQRNRRKEQEATDSDSDRQFSMDDQKNLIYSLLLESAVFKSRQIVFDNQDGQVIPRLSEPRDLFSTSKKNGLLKPPRWPTECEVIAEQISHVEWEPPHPELFYRHTGKEAMPYISCEGEGKVVYEISQAYKGSYFTGSRAGGRRCATNVPKNIDGKNNNDLQFESRFESGNLQKAVKVGAYEYELTLRTDLYTSKHTQWFYFQVKNTRRSIPYRFTITNLIKRNSLYNAGMKPLMFSEHDAALRGEGWKREGGDIKYYRSCRSSEGVSLYCLTWTFEFPHDNDTCYFAHCYPYTYSDLNRDLQRWTSDPARSQYCKLRALCRSLAGNTVFLLTITSPSINPALAINKKAVVVTARVHPGETNGSWMMKGFLDFILSDSPDAQLLRDTFIFKVIPMLNPDGVIVGNYRCSLSGRDLNRNYRSMLKDSFPCIWHTRAMVKRLLAEREVLLYCDFHGHSRKNNVFMYGCNNKGEPESKLHERVFPLMLSKNAPDKFLFKGCKFKVQKSKEGTGRIAMWRHGIRNSYTMESTFCGSTLGNRKDTHFTTGDLKAMGHHFCDTLLDYCDPDTTKFKVCLTELHAVVREAIKEKLKRLGRDVDSDVNLSDISLSDIESSTSGSNSSESDGLPAHLLHIANKFCQKKKRLRSRKERNHMYQKRSSKQKSKSHDNTDISEASNQTAKSTHSKGSGKADVDKRKLKTKSIDSSLSQSDVVQTSTVQVTEKSIEKPTLSYVRKPDSVSMKTQLINRLPTSFVGDFSIGHVCPRHAPVKSREPAAGNRLPLIITVIQRASLPPFSKDSSPIKQHPPPFHAMLDFNNEQSHVSDHVLKREKSFTSRQLVPAVGTKPYSFATTQEKQKHIETSTVDLQLSLSPMVRKNSRMRRESLIALVTTDYLDNLLKPTKDVSDSVRSLPNLRKSDSFTTQASEDIAFSKLTV; from the exons ACTCATTGCTGCTGGAGAGTGCCGTGTTTAAGAGTAGGCAGATTGTGTTTGATAATCAAGATGGACAGGTCATCCCACGTCTTAGCGAACCCAGAGATTTGTTTTCTACCTCCAAAAAGAACGGACTCCTAAAACCTCCACGATGGCCTACAGAGTGTGAAGTCATTGCTGAACAGATCAGTCATGTTG AGTGGGAACCCCCACATCCAGAGCTGTTCTACAGACATACTGGAAAGGAAGCGATGCCATATATTTCCTGTGAAGGGGAAGGCAAAGTGGTATATGAAATCAGCCAAG CTTACAAGGGCTCTTACTTTACTGGTTCTCGTGCTGGGGGACGCCGCTGTGCCACCAATGTGCCCAAAAATATAGATGGGAAGAACAACAACGACTTGCAGTTTGAATCCCGATTTGAAAGCGGTAATCTCCAAAAAGCTGTCAAAGT GGGGGCATATGAGTATGAACTGACACTACGTACTGACCTTTACACCAGCAAGCACACTCAGTGGTTCTACTTCCAAGTGAAGAACACCAGAAGAAGCATTCCTTATCGATTCACCATCACTAATCTGATAAAAAGAAACAGTCTTTACAATGCAGGAATGAAACCCTTGATGTTTTCTGAGCATGATGCTGCACTTCGGGGTGAAGGATGGAAAAGGGAAGGAGGAGATATAAAGTACTATAGAAGTTGTCGTTCCTCAGAAGGTGTCAGTCTCTACTGCTTAACGTGGACTTTCGAGTTTCCACATGACAATGACACTTGCTACTTTGCTCATTGCTATCCATACACTTATTCTGATCTGAACAGGGATCTTCAGAGGTGGACTAGTGATCCTGCACGTTCACAGTATTGCAAGCTCCGGGCCTTGTGTAGGAGTCTAGCTGGTAACACTGTCTTCTTATTGACCATCACTTCCCCCTCTATAAATCCTGCATTAGCAATCAATAAGAAAGCGGTGGTGGTAACTGCAAGGGTACATCCTGGAGAAACCAATGGTTCGTGGATGATGAAAGGTTTCCTGGACTTCATTCTGAGTGACTCCCCTGATGCTCAGCTACTCAGGGACACATTTATCTTTAAAGTCATCCCCATGCTGAACCCTGATGGGGTGATTGTTGGAAACTATCGCTGCTCTCTTTCTGGGAGAGACTTAAATAGAAACTATAGGAGTATGCTGAAAGATTCCTTCCCATGTATATGGCACACTAGAGCTATGGTTAAAAG GCTTCTAGCGGAGAGAGAGGTTCTTCTATACTGTGATTTTCATGGGCACAGTCGGAAGAACAACGTGTTCATGTATGGTTGTAACAACAAGGGTGAACCAGAGTCAAAACTACATGAGCGAGTTTTTCCTTTGATGCTGAGCAAAAATGCCCCCGACAAG TTCCTTTTTAAAGGCTGTAAGTTTAAAGTGCAGAAAAGCAAAGAAGGAACGGGACGTATTGCGATGTGGAGGCATGGCATCAGAAACAGCTATACCATGGAATCCACTTTCTGTGGCTCCACACTCG GCAACCGAAAGGACACTCATTTTACAACAGGAGACCTTAAGGCGATGGGTCACCACTTCTGTGACACACTGCTGGACTACTGCGATCCTGACACCACTAAG TTCAAGGTCTGCTTGACTGAGCTCCATGCTGTTGTGCGGGAGGCAATTAAAGAGAAGTTGAAACGTCTTGGAAGAGATGTTGATTCAGATGTGAACTTGAGTGACATCTCATTATCAGACATTGAGTCAAG CACCAGTGGATCCAATAGTTCAGAATCTGATGGACTCCCTGCACATTTACTGCACATAGCCAATAAG TTTTGTcagaagaaaaaacgattgcgGTCGCGTAAGGAGAGGAATCACATGTATCAGAAACGCAGTTCTAAACAAAAGTCAAAGTCACATGACAATACG GACATTTCTGAGGCATCTAATCAAACCGCCAAATCCACACACTCAAAAGGTTCTGGTAAAGCTGATGTAGACAAAAGGAAACTAAAG ACAAAGTCCATTGACAGCTCCTTGTCGCAATCTGATGTGGTGCAGACATCTACAGTGCAAGTGACTG AAAAAAGCATTGAAAAACCTACGCTTTCCTATGTCCGCAAGCCAGATTCTGTCTCTATGAAGACCCAGCTGATCAATAGACTCCCAACGTCCTTTGTTG GAGACTTCTCCATTGGCCATGTATGTCCTCGTCATGCTCCTGTAAAGTCCCGTGAGCCTGCTGCTGGAAATCGTCTTCCTCTTATTATAACGGTCATCCAGAGAGCCAGCTTACCCCCATTCTCCAAAGACTCCTCCCCTATCAAACAGCACCCTCCACCTTTCCATGCCATGCTTGATTTCAACAATGAGCAAAGCCATGTATCTGATCATGTTCTGAAACGAG AAAAGTCCTTTACATCTCGACAACTTGTACCAGCTGTGGGAACTAAACCATACAG CTTTGCAACAACTCAGGAGAAACAGAAACACATAGAAACCTCTACAGTTGACCTGCAGCTGAGCCTCAGCCCCATGGTCCGAAAGAACAGCCGCATGCGCCGTGAGTCACTGATTGCTCTGGTGACTACAG ACTATTTGGATAACCTGTTAAAGCCAACAAAAGATGTTTCAGATTCTGTAAGATCATTACCAAATTTAAGGAAGTCCGACTCGTTCACTACACAAGCCTCAGAAGACATAGCATTTTCCAAG